The Oxalobacteraceae bacterium OTU3CINTB1 genome includes a window with the following:
- a CDS encoding S8 family serine peptidase: protein MNARAIVLAALLAAVLAPAAAGTVLARAGEPQAAAPAASAAPPAGDERILPPADDGAHDPGANQLLVMLRLPATHYRPDATYGGRYMDDSGSGGRRRRAEALAQQHGMTVVEGWAMSLLGIDCYVMRYKDDADAGLIIEQLSRDPQVEWAQPVARFEGMAEQAPRGAPGGNAGPQVAPAASTNPVVPVAGLPPGAGAGAADVLYPVQPAARYWHVSDLHRYTTGREVRVAVIDSGIDGSHPDLQGQLAVNANFVDNGEPPPEIHGTAVAGIIAARSGNGGILGVAPKARLMGLRACWQLPNQSTRCNSFTLSKALNYAILNGAKVINLSLSGPPDRLLDRLLDVALQRGIGVVGAVDAQASAPTFPASHRGVLAVASQPSVKVSGNFAPVSAAALMEQTAAAAGLERPLFAPGNDVPTTAPGARWSFVSGSSYAAAHVSGMLALLGELQPGATPAQLRRMLQPPEVLNAVNIDACATISHLIDHCSCRCPAKLTQRGATQ, encoded by the coding sequence TTGAACGCGCGCGCCATCGTGCTGGCCGCCTTGCTCGCCGCCGTGCTGGCACCGGCGGCGGCGGGCACCGTCCTGGCACGCGCCGGTGAGCCGCAAGCAGCCGCTCCCGCAGCCAGCGCCGCGCCGCCGGCGGGCGACGAACGCATCCTGCCGCCCGCCGACGACGGCGCCCATGATCCGGGCGCCAACCAGCTGCTGGTGATGCTGCGCCTGCCCGCCACGCACTACCGTCCGGACGCCACCTACGGCGGCCGCTACATGGACGACAGCGGCAGCGGCGGACGCCGGCGCCGCGCCGAAGCGCTGGCGCAACAGCACGGCATGACGGTGGTCGAAGGCTGGGCCATGTCGCTGCTCGGCATCGATTGCTACGTGATGCGCTACAAGGACGACGCCGACGCCGGCCTGATCATCGAGCAGCTGTCGCGCGATCCCCAGGTTGAATGGGCGCAACCGGTGGCCAGGTTCGAAGGCATGGCCGAACAGGCGCCCCGCGGAGCTCCCGGCGGCAACGCCGGGCCGCAGGTCGCACCGGCCGCATCGACGAATCCGGTCGTGCCGGTGGCAGGTTTGCCGCCCGGCGCAGGGGCCGGCGCCGCCGACGTGCTGTATCCGGTGCAACCAGCCGCGCGCTACTGGCATGTCTCCGACCTGCACCGCTACACCACCGGCCGCGAAGTCCGGGTCGCGGTGATCGACAGCGGCATCGACGGCAGCCACCCGGATCTGCAGGGGCAACTGGCGGTCAACGCCAACTTCGTCGACAATGGCGAGCCGCCGCCGGAAATCCACGGCACCGCCGTGGCCGGCATCATCGCGGCGCGCAGCGGCAACGGCGGCATCCTCGGCGTGGCGCCCAAGGCCAGATTGATGGGCTTGCGGGCCTGTTGGCAACTGCCCAACCAAAGCACCCGCTGCAACAGCTTCACCTTGAGCAAGGCGCTCAACTACGCGATCCTCAACGGCGCCAAAGTCATCAACCTGAGCCTGTCCGGTCCGCCCGACAGGCTTTTGGACCGTTTACTGGACGTCGCGCTCCAGCGCGGCATCGGCGTGGTCGGGGCGGTGGACGCGCAGGCGAGCGCGCCGACCTTCCCTGCCAGTCATCGCGGCGTGCTGGCCGTGGCCTCGCAGCCGAGCGTAAAGGTATCCGGCAATTTCGCGCCGGTGAGCGCGGCCGCGCTGATGGAGCAGACGGCGGCGGCGGCCGGCCTGGAGCGGCCGCTATTCGCGCCGGGCAACGACGTGCCGACCACCGCGCCGGGCGCGCGCTGGTCCTTCGTCAGCGGCAGCTCGTACGCGGCGGCCCACGTTTCCGGCATGCTGGCGCTGCTGGGTGAGTTGCAACCGGGCGCCACGCCCGCCCAGTTGCGGCGTATGCTGCAACCGCCAGAAGTGTTGAACGCTGTTAATATTGACGCATGCGCC
- a CDS encoding zf-HC2 domain-containing protein: MNGRVFRLDVPAHQAVQELLPWYASSQLEPDDAHRVEAHLHTCEQCRQDLQWEREMLDQGSADTALPPGVDMERAWARILPALGPVDEIDDAPLRANPAPTGSATIAPAADAKPLADAPAPAPVVPRRWWAMGAANQPIWLRWAVAAQWVLIIGLVALLARPDEAPPAYRVLGNSIGASPVGNLVVMFQPTTTERELRRILQAQGARVVDGPTVTDAYLISVPQENRDRALQALRADPAVKLAEALDDGGTP, encoded by the coding sequence ATGAACGGGCGAGTCTTCAGACTGGATGTCCCGGCTCACCAGGCGGTGCAGGAGCTGCTGCCGTGGTATGCGTCATCGCAACTGGAACCGGACGACGCGCACCGCGTGGAAGCGCATCTGCACACGTGCGAGCAATGCCGTCAGGATTTGCAATGGGAGCGCGAGATGCTGGACCAAGGGAGCGCCGACACCGCCCTGCCGCCGGGTGTGGACATGGAGCGTGCGTGGGCGCGGATCTTGCCCGCGCTGGGCCCGGTGGACGAGATTGACGATGCCCCGCTGCGCGCCAACCCGGCGCCGACGGGCAGTGCCACGATCGCGCCAGCCGCCGATGCCAAGCCGCTGGCCGATGCGCCTGCGCCTGCGCCGGTGGTGCCGCGGCGCTGGTGGGCCATGGGCGCGGCCAACCAGCCGATCTGGCTGCGCTGGGCGGTGGCCGCGCAATGGGTGCTGATCATCGGCCTGGTCGCGCTGCTGGCGCGTCCGGACGAGGCCCCGCCCGCGTATCGCGTGCTGGGCAACAGTATCGGCGCCAGTCCGGTCGGCAACCTGGTGGTGATGTTCCAGCCCACCACCACCGAACGCGAACTGCGGCGCATCCTGCAAGCACAAGGCGCGCGCGTGGTCGACGGCCCGACCGTGACCGACGCTTACCTGATCAGCGTGCCGCAAGAAAACCGCGACCGCGCGCTGCAAGCGCTGCGCGCCGATCCTGCCGTCAAATTGGCCGAGGCGCTCGACGACGGCGGCACACCTTGA
- a CDS encoding sigma-70 family RNA polymerase sigma factor translates to MRQSQGLSTGSLPDANEACLLGRIAGGDRAAFEQLYRSYFSRLSRFIGRMTRNATLIEEIVNDTMLVVWQKAETFDGSCKPSTWIFAIAYRKTLKGLRGSDDPVESDASLYEDESGNQPEQTITRLQLQNTVAEALDQLPAAQRAVMVLTYYHEMAYSDIAEVVDCPVNTVKTRMFHARHRLKDLLWNERENGR, encoded by the coding sequence ATGCGTCAATCACAGGGCCTGTCGACGGGCTCATTACCGGATGCGAACGAGGCGTGCCTGCTGGGCAGGATAGCGGGCGGGGATCGTGCCGCGTTCGAACAGTTGTACCGAAGTTATTTTTCGCGCCTGTCGCGCTTTATCGGAAGGATGACCCGCAATGCCACACTGATCGAGGAAATTGTCAACGACACCATGTTGGTGGTCTGGCAAAAAGCCGAGACCTTCGACGGCAGTTGCAAACCTTCCACATGGATTTTCGCCATCGCCTACCGCAAGACCCTCAAGGGCTTGCGCGGCAGCGACGATCCGGTGGAGTCCGATGCGTCGCTGTACGAGGATGAAAGCGGCAACCAGCCGGAGCAGACGATCACCCGCCTGCAACTGCAGAACACGGTCGCCGAGGCGTTGGATCAGTTGCCCGCCGCACAGCGCGCGGTGATGGTGCTAACCTATTATCATGAGATGGCCTACAGCGACATCGCTGAAGTGGTCGATTGTCCGGTGAACACGGTCAAAACCCGGATGTTTCACGCGCGGCACAGATTGAAGGATTTGTTGTGGAACGAGAGAGAGAACGGGCGATGA
- a CDS encoding NAD-dependent protein deacetylase translates to MAFMNLNAHIDQLQTFLHQHRRVLVLTGAGLSTDSGIPDYRDKDGVRRGRTPIQGPDFRRDESVRRRYWARSMVGWPTLAQAAPNVGHRALAALEEAGRIDGLITQNVDGLHQRAGSRNVIELHGNIHGVVCLDCRRVVERAAIQTELLEANPGLFAVDAEVRPDGDAEVELQALQHFHVPVCAHCGGTLQPDVIFFGDNIPAERTANALAMMEHADALLVVGSSLMVFSGYRFCKLAAAAGKPIAAINLGKTRADDLIGLKVEAAAADVLPRLV, encoded by the coding sequence ATGGCATTCATGAACCTGAACGCCCACATCGACCAGCTGCAAACGTTTTTACACCAGCACCGGCGCGTGCTGGTCCTGACCGGGGCCGGCCTCAGCACCGACTCCGGCATCCCCGACTACCGCGACAAGGATGGCGTCCGGCGCGGCCGCACGCCGATCCAGGGCCCGGATTTCCGCCGCGACGAAAGCGTGCGCCGCCGTTACTGGGCGCGCAGCATGGTCGGCTGGCCAACATTGGCGCAGGCCGCGCCCAACGTCGGCCACCGCGCGCTGGCCGCGCTGGAGGAGGCCGGCCGCATCGACGGCTTGATCACGCAAAACGTCGACGGCCTGCACCAGCGCGCCGGCAGCCGCAATGTGATCGAGCTGCACGGCAATATCCACGGTGTTGTCTGTCTGGACTGCCGGCGGGTCGTCGAACGCGCCGCGATCCAGACGGAGTTGCTGGAAGCGAATCCCGGCCTGTTCGCGGTCGACGCCGAGGTGCGGCCCGACGGCGACGCCGAGGTCGAGCTCCAGGCGTTGCAGCACTTCCATGTGCCGGTGTGCGCACATTGCGGCGGCACCCTGCAGCCGGATGTGATCTTCTTTGGGGATAATATTCCGGCAGAGCGCACCGCCAACGCGCTAGCCATGATGGAGCACGCCGACGCCTTGCTGGTGGTCGGTTCGTCGCTGATGGTATTTTCGGGCTACCGCTTTTGCAAGCTGGCGGCCGCTGCGGGCAAGCCCATCGCGGCGATCAACCTGGGCAAGACCCGCGCGGACGACCTGATCGGACTGAAGGTGGAGGCGGCCGCGGCGGACGTGCTGCCGCGCCTGGTGTAA
- a CDS encoding FlgO family outer membrane protein, whose product MLMTSLARAAALALPLLLAACSSTATKEEGNYSTISSNQFIDANYKAADSLMHQLSGKLTADKPLIMATIVNIDALEQTTTLGRLVSEQVSTRLAQGGMRMIEMKLRNNVYLKRNQGELMLTREIGEVATAHNAQAIVVGSYAETSDMVFINVKVIQPNSNLVLAGQDYVLAKEAIVRSMLQRN is encoded by the coding sequence ATGCTGATGACATCCCTGGCCCGCGCCGCCGCGCTGGCGCTGCCGTTGCTGCTGGCGGCCTGCTCTTCCACCGCCACCAAGGAGGAAGGCAATTATTCGACGATCTCGTCCAACCAGTTCATCGACGCCAACTACAAGGCCGCCGATTCGCTGATGCATCAACTCAGCGGCAAGCTGACCGCCGACAAGCCGCTGATCATGGCAACCATCGTCAACATCGACGCGCTGGAGCAGACCACGACCTTGGGCCGGCTGGTGTCGGAGCAGGTGTCGACCCGCCTGGCGCAGGGCGGCATGCGCATGATCGAGATGAAACTGCGCAACAACGTCTATTTGAAGCGCAATCAGGGCGAATTGATGCTCACCCGCGAAATCGGCGAAGTGGCCACCGCGCACAATGCCCAGGCGATCGTGGTCGGTTCCTATGCGGAAACCAGCGACATGGTGTTCATCAACGTCAAGGTGATCCAGCCGAACTCCAACCTGGTGCTGGCCGGCCAGGACTATGTGCTGGCCAAGGAAGCCATCGTCCGCTCGATGTTGCAGCGGAACTAA
- the smpB gene encoding SsrA-binding protein SmpB: MTIADNKKAFFDYFIEDRYEAGIVLEGWEVKAIRDARVQIKEAYVTIRGDELFLFGAHISALPTASTHISPEAVRTRKLLLHRQEMDKLISKVERSGYTLVPLNLHYKGGRVKCEIGLAKGKKMHDKRATEKDRDGKREVAAAMKTHSR, encoded by the coding sequence ATGACCATAGCCGATAACAAAAAAGCCTTTTTTGACTACTTCATCGAGGACCGCTACGAAGCGGGCATCGTGCTCGAAGGCTGGGAAGTGAAGGCGATCCGCGACGCCCGCGTGCAGATCAAGGAAGCCTACGTCACCATCCGTGGCGACGAGCTGTTCCTGTTCGGCGCCCACATCAGCGCCCTGCCCACCGCGTCGACCCACATCAGCCCGGAGGCCGTGCGCACCCGCAAGCTGCTGCTGCACCGCCAGGAGATGGACAAGCTGATCAGCAAGGTCGAGCGCTCCGGCTACACCTTGGTGCCGCTCAACCTGCATTACAAGGGCGGCAGGGTCAAATGTGAAATCGGCCTGGCCAAGGGTAAAAAAATGCACGACAAGCGCGCCACCGAGAAAGATCGCGACGGCAAACGCGAAGTGGCGGCCGCGATGAAGACCCACAGCCGCTAA
- a CDS encoding type II toxin-antitoxin system RatA family toxin, producing the protein MAVVHKSVFLGYSAQQMFDLVANIDDYPKFLPWCSGVEIRERRDNVVVASIGINYHGVKQSFTTSNENTAPTAIKMKLVDGPFKCLDGVWTFKALREDACKIELDMRYEFSGTLLDKLVGPVFGMIANSMVDSFCKRAETVYGG; encoded by the coding sequence ATGGCAGTAGTGCACAAATCAGTTTTCCTCGGTTACAGCGCCCAGCAGATGTTCGACCTGGTGGCCAACATCGATGACTATCCCAAGTTTCTGCCGTGGTGCAGCGGCGTCGAGATCCGCGAGCGCCGCGACAACGTGGTGGTGGCCAGCATCGGCATCAACTATCACGGCGTCAAGCAAAGCTTCACGACCTCCAACGAGAACACGGCGCCGACCGCCATCAAAATGAAGCTGGTCGACGGTCCTTTCAAGTGCCTCGACGGCGTGTGGACGTTCAAGGCGCTGCGCGAGGACGCCTGTAAAATCGAGCTCGACATGCGCTACGAATTCTCCGGCACCCTGCTGGACAAGCTGGTCGGGCCGGTGTTCGGCATGATCGCCAACAGCATGGTCGATTCCTTCTGCAAACGGGCGGAAACCGTCTATGGCGGCTGA
- a CDS encoding RnfH family protein gives MAAELIDVQVCYASDALQFLRDLRVPVGTTLEQAIAASGVLAEVPAIDLTTMQVGIYAKKKPLDTVLREHDRVEIYRPLIADPKNARRRRKAAA, from the coding sequence ATGGCGGCTGAACTGATCGACGTACAAGTGTGCTACGCCAGCGACGCGCTGCAGTTCCTGCGCGATTTACGGGTCCCTGTGGGCACCACGCTGGAGCAGGCCATCGCCGCCAGCGGCGTGCTGGCCGAGGTGCCGGCGATCGACCTCACCACGATGCAGGTCGGCATCTACGCCAAGAAGAAGCCGCTGGACACGGTGCTGCGAGAGCACGACCGCGTTGAAATCTACCGCCCGCTGATCGCCGATCCCAAGAACGCCCGCCGCCGCCGAAAGGCCGCCGCCTGA